From the genome of Drosophila gunungcola strain Sukarami unplaced genomic scaffold, Dgunungcola_SK_2 000060F, whole genome shotgun sequence, one region includes:
- the LOC128264189 gene encoding LOW QUALITY PROTEIN: protein ELYS homolog (The sequence of the model RefSeq protein was modified relative to this genomic sequence to represent the inferred CDS: inserted 1 base in 1 codon), protein MEWHEVELDGSRTTQFPERIVPGFGLNLSQTGKCGVGFGSIALVPYLTQFADDCLGGIIRGGQWGWVTRRKGKDATLLICIMATGECVSRHCFWRQSANEEKSHHFNSIRCVEELFPGEPKRPALLAICLEMWDHRTQVLIYAYISGKVLRRFDLQDHLHCRAMTFLDESLCGGTRLKLFDGCLAVATEEGTVLLVDLNAGRLLEERGRHSLDRPSDEGKPSYGKLYCIPGKELGHRRIESVLEKCRSKVAHLAVQVDVASTGIRSLMGIPVAPGFAAGLEDGRIAIYDLILFQLTTTMQPPPTNGRDHGAVERMCLIMPPDDPKPCFYISALYQIADRLHMLLHNVYYRRVEQVGDGFRFEHFHSSSVRNHQIFDRGSCSVTACTTASTFSFAGDSGTLLLIISWYSNTDRKNKLVLFDINQWYKDEMPSCLRHNETPHYVAGYILSGLPIGLGLHLRSTSIMHYVSLQRYDEHFYPDSLTFDCMLLTATGSRYYAQDGVQNRFLNTLRWEHATLFLRPQPYHESIVRLRLLPQFCELSPNATFSKTAMYEVILSVALEHNCGALLNDCARSWMDGSFLCNLLDPTKLSLATLTQWIVRRAGHIKSRCSELCQGIFDYGGYSLDERERREFQLLTDQLSELLRLQSYIVEQGRRRLAPTTLAECKGNEQALRTVHEYQRVLYWFIEQGLLPEGQHEAHHREHREQPLVRLRHVYSERRAQRKTLYIDALIKHSGLSNTYPPDSLHALLLVMLAPDTEVAPKQALLLYLLLDLDSQLGRRFKNAFQLGEGLAKSVRSFWCLDRGDYEQCLKELYMHPAPASNYQVWQTRLLVETLLAGGAIKAAMRVVYQPPGPLPPSLHMSVLLANESMPQAFQLARLHDDEEGQPLLESFFRHCLRRGRFKALAELCLRGPEERLLYRLLRECRSRQADRVQLILLLQKSKFIDAVAFMDDVAAEREREDDSSSLIISAYRSTMAPVAQNIAGTFLRIRGHLEGGLEDGQSGRGNLPPFSCQLVKQNASGQVGGIFQSSAVSAHWATQFEEPPAALSPVSRRNQIGHTNIPFLRHAQYGLSELPRRRRTVRPVPHQAVEKRQREAEQEQEREREREQRQPHFSLQPCKRRRLLSEQLVDDVRGHVQSILGQQLGQSQVADTERSAAVDLLQPPTFLQTRQPTASQSSSSPQAKLTILKRNGTAPALDGEPVAVDTSATLAEPKRFRFKPPIPLRLDGSMEVDTEEEEQEGEEEETDEIIXEIESRSEPRSIESDEGDHEVGDDDDDVEFFSPLASANVSLVNQLAELPQESPARPELPPPGQPAGPPPGPQPRGSLRQGKIDTATESEGSSGFGSFATVQPTPTTSHSQFVPTICSSKMCETQSQVFSSGNSSAVKISERTTICGEMESTDLGSALTTAVSAQWSLPAVRPTGQAHHQMMDTTLGMSTYDVPSLEQQVEQQDQEEELKLGDTQSLEEEHDQEQGQEEPAQSGYQQLTFMGSSQEPAQEEPLSSPTYSLSSEESDMSSAAGIRNPMITALQSDDPMYSIVVESTGSITTSRSVTHTPTSFLPSDTNVSQTSTPPRPAHGGDGDGDGSPPTLYRANSLETVDDLDTTKGSLEEEEEYDEDDCVIALDGTEVRGYVARAQEAAACSSAELFAFKDKDGQEESAARGDPCPSLSLGATVNSDSEVADTIVIDSDDEDRQPEDQKQEQDLELEKAEEWPMGEDAPSDDSVATVAFSEHKQNAEVDVNVDVEVEVVHEVELLHAGPLAEIPEEDDEEEDEEETKEEEVVAAPAPHSAQEEDSRQSLTLVLSDEDEDEEQAAPPTTRTLRPRRSTVEYQDSPRSLRPRRPTLEQQDSPHSLRPRRSTSRPATPINNVQRGQRCNSLAPATQSPSVRRTLRGISEPPPMVVMQAAPKTRAPRSRKTSASESSTSTSAPASVEDSKTETEATLPRTRRTAKRGNGNGNPAESNEATTSVASKSQQKTTRGKRATSLTPSNQGPTVRQAMRGISEPPTTTLEAGQVGRKRRAAGGGRSRKTSSSTTSTTASPPPAQEDDSAAAEKRPRRRRTDQSANATESEARSTPTRQLRLRVPRNQMPEAP, encoded by the exons ATGGAGTGGCACGAAGTTGAGCTGGACGGGAGCCGCACGACTCAGTTCCCGGAGCGGATCGTGCCCGGATTCGGGCTGAATCTTTCGCAGACCGGTAAGTGTGGCGTGGGATTTGGTAGCATTGCATTGGTCCCTTATTTGACCCAATTCGCAGACGACTGCCTGGGCGGCATCATCCGCGGCGGGCAGTGGGGATGGGTGACCCGCAGGAAAGGCAAAGACGCCACCCTACTAATCTGCATCATGGCCACCGGCGAGTGCGTATCCAGGCATTGCTTTTGGCGCCAGTCCGCCAACGAGGAAAAGAGCCACCACTTCAACAGTATCCGTTGTGTGGAGGAACTCTTTCCCGGCGAGCCGAAGCGACCGGCGTTGCTGGCCATCTGCCTGGAGATGTGGGACCACAGGACGCAGGTGCTCATCTACGCGTACATTTCCGGCAAGGTGCTGCGCCGCTTCGATCTGCAGGACCACCTCCACTGCCGAGCAATGACCTTTCTGGACGAAAGCCTCTGCGGCGGAACGCGACTAAAACTATTCGACGGCTGCCTGGCTGTGGCCACCGAAGAAGGCACTGTCCTCCTGGTCGATCTCAACGCCGGCAGACTGCTGGAGGAGCGTGGGCGCCATAGTCTCGACAGACCCAGTGACGAGGGCAAGCCCTCCTACGGCAAACTGTACTGTATTCCCGGCAAGGAGCTCGGCCACCGCCGCATCGAATCCGTGCTCGAAAAGTGCCGCTCCAAAGTGGCCCACTTGGCTGTGCAAGTGGATG TGGCAAGCACCGGAATTCGGAGCTTGATGGGCATACCCGTTGCGCCCGGCTTCGCCGCTGGACTGGAGGATGGTCGCATCGCCATCTACGATCTGATCCTCTTTCAGCTGACCACCACGATGCAGCCGCCGCCAACTAATGGACGTGATCATGGGGCCGTGGAGCGGATGTGCCTCATCATGCCGCCGGACGACCCGAAACCCTGCTTTTACATAAGTGCCTTGTACCAGATCGCCGATCGCCTGCACATGCTGCTGCACAACGTCTACTACAGGCGCGTGGAGCAGGTGGGCGACGGGTTCCGCTTCGAGCACTTCCATTCCAGCTCCGTGCGCAACCACCAAATCTTCGACAGAGGCAGCTGCTCCGTAACTGCCTGCACCACGGCGTCCACCTTCAGCTTTGCCGGCGACAGCGGCACGCTGCTGCTCATCATCTCCTGGTACTCGAACACAGATCGCAAAAACAAGCTCGTCCTGTTCGACATTAACCAGTGGTACAAGGACGAGATGCCCTCCTGCCTGAGGCACAACGAAACTCCGCATTACGTCGCCGGCTACATCCTAAGTGGTCTGCCCATCGGCTTGGGACTGCATCTGCGCTCCACCTCCATTATGCACTATGTCTCGCTGCAGCGCTACGATGAGCACTTCTATCCCGACTCACTGACCTTCG ATTGCATGCTGCTAACCGCAACCGGCAGCCGCTACTACGCCCAGGACGGAGTGCAGAATCGCTTTCTTAACACCCTCCGCTGGGAGCACGCCACGCTCTTTCTGCGACCACAGCCCTACCACGAGAGCATTGTCCGCCTGCGACTTCTGCCCCAGTTCTGCGAGCTGAGCCCAAACGCCACCTTCTCCAAG ACTGCCATGTACGAGGTAATACTGTCGGTGGCCTTGGAGCACAACTGCGGGGCCCTGCTGAACGACTGCGCCCGGAGCTGGATGGACGGAAGCTTCCTGTGCAACCTGCTCGATCCCACCAAGCTCTCGCTGGCCACGCTCACCCAATGGATCGTGCGGCGCGCCGGGCATATCAAGTCGCGCTGCTCGGAGCTGTGCCAGGGCATCTTCGACTACGGTGGCTACTCCCTGGACGAGCGGGAGCGGCGCGAGTTCCAGCTGCTCACCGACCAACTGAGCGAGCTGCTGCGCCTGCAGTCCTACATTGTGGAGCAGGGCCGGCGCAGACTGGCGCCCACGACGCTGGCCGAGTGCAAGGGCAACGAGCAAGCGCTGCGAACGGTGCACGAGTACCAGAGGGTGCTCTACTGGTTCATCGAGCAGGGCCTCCTGCCGGAGGGCCAGCACGAGGCCCATCATCGCGAGCACCGGGAGCAGCCGCTGGTCCGCCTGCGACACGTCTACTCCGAAAGGCGGGCGCAGCGCAAGACCCTTTACATTGACGCCCTGATAAAGCACTCTGGCCTTTCGAACACTTATCCGCCGGACTCGCTGCACGCCCTGCTGCTTGTGATGCTCGCTCCGGACACTGAGGTGGCCCCCAAGCAGGCGCTGCTCCTGTACCTGCTGCTGGACCTGGACTCACAGCTGGGCAGACGCTTCAAGAACGCCTTCCAGCTGGGCGAAGGTCTGGCCAAGTCGGTGCGCTCCTTCTGGTGCTTGGACCGCGGCGATTACGAG CAATGCCTCAAGGAGCTGTACATGCACCCCGCTCCGGCCAGCAACTACCAGGTGTGGCAGACGCGCCTGTTGGTGGAGACGCTGCTGGCGGGAGGCGCCATCAAGGCGGCCATGCGCGTGGTGTACCAGCCGCCGGGACCACTGCCTCCGTCGCTGCACATGAGCGTGCTGCTGGCCAACGAAAGCATGCCGCAGGCCTTCCAGCTGGCCCGCCTccacgacgacgaggaggggCAGCCGCTGCTGGAGAGCTTCTTCCGCCACTGCCTGCGACGTGGCCGCTTCAAGGCGCTGGCCGAGCTGTGTTTGCGCGGCCCGGAGGAGCGGCTCCTGTACCGTCTGCTGCGTGAGTGCCGCTCGCGCCAGGCGGACCGCGTGCAGCTGATCCTGCTGCTGCAGAAGAGCAAGTTTATCGACGCGGTGGCCTTCATGGACGACGTGGCCGCCGAGCGGGAGCGGGAGGACGACTCCTCCAGCTTGATCATTTCGGCCTACCGGTCCACGATGGCGCCGGTGGCGCAGAACATAGCCGGCACCTTCCTCCGCATCCGCGGCCATCTGGAGGGGGGCCTTGAGGATGGCCAGAGCGGCCGAGGTAACCTGCCGCCCTTCAGCTGCCAGCTGGTCAAGCAGAACGCCAGCGGCCAGGTGGGCGGCATCTTCCAGAGCTCGGCCGTCAGTGCCCACTGGGCCACGCAGTTCGAGGAGCCGCCAGCCGCCCTGTCGCCCGTCTCGCGGCGCAACCAAATCGGCCACACCAACATACCCTTCCTGCGGCATGCGCAGTACGGACTGTCGGAGCTTCCGCGCCGGCGCCGCACCGTGCGCCCCGTGCCCCACCAGGCGGTGGAGAAGCGTCAGCGGGAggcggagcaggagcaggagcgggaacgggaacgggagcAGAGGCAGCCGCACTTCTCGCTGCAGCCCTGCAAACGCCGTCGCCTGCTGTCCGAGCAGTTGGTGGACGATGTCAGGGGCCATGTGCAGTCCATCCTGGGCCAGCAGTTGGGGCAATCGCAGGTGGCGGACACGGAGCGCAGCGCGGCCGTCGATCTGCTGCAGCCGCCAACTTTCCTGCAGACGCGTCAGCCGACGGCAAGCCAGAGCAGCAGTTCGCCGCAGGCCAAACTCACGATCCTGAAGAGAAACGGCACAGCACCAGCACTGGATGGAGAGCCGGTGGCGGTGGACACTTCTGCCACGCTGGCGGAGCCCAAGCGGTTCCGCTTCAAGCCGCCCATTCCCCTGCGCTTGGATGGATCGATGGAGGTGGAcaccgaggaggaggagcaggagggcgaggaggaggagaccGACGAGATCA GTGAGATCGAGTCGCGAAGCGAGCCGAGGAGCATCGAGTCAGATGAGGGTGACCATGAGgtcggcgacgacgacgacgacgtggAGTTCTTTTCGCCATTGGCCTCGGCCAATGTGTCCTTGGTGAACCAGTTGGCAGAGCTGCCGCAGGAATCGCCTGCTCGACCCGAGCTCCCACCGCCTGGCCAACCGGCTGGCCCACCGCCTGGCCCACAGCCACGTGGCTCATTGCGTCAGGGAAAGATTGACACTGCCACTGAAAGCGAGGGCAGCAGTGGGTTCGGTAGCTTTGCCACGGTCCAGCCAACGCCAACGACATCGCACTCGCAGTTCGTGCCCACCATCTGCTCCTCGAAGATGTGCGAGACGCAGTCGCAGGTTTTCTCCAGCGGCAACAGCAGTGCGGTGAAGATCTCCGAGCGCACCACCATCTGTGGCGAAATGGAGTCAACCGATCTGGGCTCGGCACTAACTACCGCGGTCAGTGCGCAGTGGTCGCTGCCCGCAGTGCGTCCAACCGGCCAGGCACACCACCAGATGATGGACACCACGCTGGGCATGTCCACCTACGATGTGCCATCGCTTGAGCAGCAGGTTGAGCAGCAGGATCAGGAGGAGGAACTGAAGCTGGGTGATACGCAGTCACTGGAGGAGGAACATGACCAAGAACAGGGGCAGGAGGAGCCTGCGCAGAGCGGTTACCAGCAGCTGACGTTCATGGGCAGCTCGCAAGAGCCTGCCCAGGAGGAGCCCCTCTCCTCGCCCACCTACAGCCTGAGTAGCGAAGAGTCGGACATGTCCTCGGCCGCTGGCATTCGAAATCCCATGATAACCGCCCTGCAGAGCGACGATCCCATGTACTCCATCGTTGTGGAGTCGACGGGCTCCATCACCACGTCGCGGTCGGTGACGCACACGCCCACCTCCTTCCTGCCCAGCGACACGAACGTCTCGCAGACCTCGACTCCTCCGCGGCCGGCACATGGCGGCGATGGCGACGGCGACGGCTCACCGCCCACCCTGTACCGCGCCAACAGCCTGGAAACGGTCGACGATCTGGACACCACCAAGGGTTcgctggaggaggaggaggagtacGACGAGGACGACTGCGTCATTGCACTGGACGGCACGGAGGTGCGCGGCTACGTGGCCCGCGCCCAGGAAGCGGCGGCCTGCAGCAGTGCGGAGCTGTTCGCCTTCAAGGACAAGGACGGCCAGGAGGAGTCGGCGGCCAGAGGCGACCCCTGCCCGTCTCTTTCGCTGGGCGCCACGGTCAACAGCGATTCGGAGGTAGCCGACACCATTGTGATAGATAGCGATGACGAGGATCGTCAGCCGGAGGATcagaagcaggagcaggatcTGGAGCTGGAGAAAGCAGAAGAGTGGCCCATGGGGGAGGATGCCCCTAGCGATGATTCGGTGGCCACAGTGGCCTTTAGCGAGCACAAGCAGAATGCGGAGgtggatgtgaatgtggatgtggaggTAGAAGTGGTCCATGAAGTGGAACTCCTGCATGCAGGTCCCCTGGCGGAGATTCCCGAAGAGGATGATGAAGAGGAGGATGAAGAGGAGaccaaggaggaggaggtggtcGCAGCACCAGCCCCGCATTCTGCCCAAGAGGAGGACTCCAGGCAGAGTCTCACGCTAGTGCTGTccgatgaggatgaggatgaagAGCAAGCAGCTCCGCCAACGACGCGTACTCTGCGTCCTCGACGTTCCACGGTGGAGTACCAGGACAGTCCGCGTTCGCTGCGCCCACGACGCCCCACTCTGGAGCAGCAGGACAGTCCGCATTCCCTGCGCCCGCGTCGTTCTACTTCCAGGCCCGCCACGCCCATTAACAATGTCCAGCGCGGTCAGCGGTGCAACTCGCTGGCACCCGCGACCCAGAGTCCCAGTGTCCGGCGCACCTTGCGCGGCATCAGCGAGCCACCCCCCATGGTGGTCATGCAGGCTGCGCCAAAAACCAGGGCGCCAAGATCGCGCAAGACAAGTGCCAGTGAgtcatccacatccacatccgcacCCGCCTCGGTCGAGGATTCAAAAACGGAGACGGAGGCGACGCTGCCCCGGACTCGTCGCACTGCCAAACGCGGCAACGGGAACGGCAACCCCGCCGAGTCGAACGAGGCCACAACATCCGTGGCCAGCAAGAGCCAGCAAAAGACGACGCGTGGCAAGCGGGCCACCTCGCTGACGCCCTCGAACCAGGGTCCAACTGTCCGGCAGGCAATGCGCGGCATCAGCGAGCCGCCCACCACCACTTTGGAGGCCGGGCAGGTCGGCCGGAAGCGGAGGGCCGCCGGAGGTGGGCGATCGCGCAAGACGAGCTCCAGCACGACATCCACAACGGCTTCGCCTCCTCCGGCGCAGGAAGACGATTCCGCAGCGGCTGAGAAGCGACCACGTCGCCGACGCACCGATCAGTCCGCCAATGCCACTGAATCCGAGGCCAGAAGCACCCCGACAAGGCAGCTGCGTCTGCGCGTGCCACGCAACCAGATGCCCGAGGCACCATAG